A window from Plectropomus leopardus isolate mb chromosome 21, YSFRI_Pleo_2.0, whole genome shotgun sequence encodes these proteins:
- the ppp1r17 gene encoding protein phosphatase 1, regulatory subunit 17-like, giving the protein MTTGCMRSTLEPEHQLMTQESKRYKDALESPLNRKSQMKDDEAEEEPPFAENQEADQEKKPRRKDTPVLNSPPHIPGVRLLRAKKQMVHLEDEEKDVKD; this is encoded by the exons ATGACGACTGGCTGCATGAGGTCAACCCTGGAGCCTGAACATCAACTGATGACACAGGAGAGCAAACGCT ACAAGGACGCGCTGGAGAGCCCGCTCAACAGGAAGTCACAGATGAAGGATGATGAAGCGGAGGAGGAGCCTCCCTTTGCAGAGAATCAGGAGGCGGACCAGGAGAAGAAACCTCGCAGAAAAGACACACCTGTCCTCAACTCTCCTCCACATATACCAG GAGTGAGACTGCTGAGAGCCAAGAAGCAGATGGTCCACTTAGAGGATGAGGAGAAAGATGTGAAGGATTAA